The following are encoded together in the Triticum dicoccoides isolate Atlit2015 ecotype Zavitan chromosome 6B, WEW_v2.0, whole genome shotgun sequence genome:
- the LOC119323763 gene encoding transcription factor HY5-like, producing the protein MQEQGESSRPSSSDRSSSSGNHMGHKEGMESDDEIGTVPELGLGPSGASTSGRREADGPERAQSSTAQGSARRRGRTPADKEHKRLKRLLRNRVSAQQARERKKAYLGDLEVKVKDLEKKNSELEERHSTLQNENQMLRQILKNTTVSRRGPSEGQ; encoded by the exons atgcaggagcagggGGAGAGCTCGCGGCCTTCGAGCAGCGACAGGTCGTCCAGCTCCGGCAACCACATGGGGCACAAGGAAG GGATGGAGAGCGACGACGAGATAGGGACGGTGCCGGAGCTGGGCCTGGGGCCAAGCGGCGCGTCCACGTCCGGCAGGAGGGAAGCCGACGGGCCGGAGCGCGCCCAGTCCTCCACCGCGCAAGGCAGCGCGCGCCGCCGCGGACGCACCCCGGCCGACAAGGAGCACAAGCGCCTCAAGAG GTTGCTGAGGAACCGGGTATCAGCTCAGCAGGCAAGGGAGAGGAAGAAAGCTTATTTGGGCGATCTGGAGGTGAAGGTGAAGGACCTAGAGAAGAAGAATTCGGAGCTGGAAGAGAGGCATTCCACCCTACAGAATGAGAACCAGATGCTCCGACAG ATCCTGAAGAACACCACTGTGAGCAGAAGAGGGCCAAGTGAGGGTCAATAG
- the LOC119326522 gene encoding F-box/kelch-repeat protein At1g55270-like produces MDRRIQAPLVDSSACLCRAERAAAVASTGRHAPRSRPCVHSSVRASIHPLSEKRSSRADRRSDGQRPLLPGLPDDLAIACLIRVPRADHCKLRLVCRRWLRLLAGNYFYGLRGRLGLAEQWLYAFKSDGDGRVSWDVLDPAAAAWRVMPPVPAEYAAAAGFSCAVLGGCHLYLLGGRDPRRGAMRRVVFYSARSNRWHRAPDMLRRRHCFGACVMGNRLYVAGGESGGGGLRSAEVFDPAKNRWSFLSDMARALVPFVSVVHGGRWYVKGLGAERQVLSQVYTPETDRWSTVATLDSMVTGWRSPSACIDGRLYAADCKDGCRLRAYDETADAWSGCASSGHHLGSSHALEAVAMVTLRGKLCVVRNDMSVSVVNVAAGAGNEPWETLVGKGQIKSFVTNLLASIAGRGRAKNRVLHCQVLEA; encoded by the exons ATGGATAGACGGATCCAAGCTCCTCTG GTCGATAGCTCGGCATGCTTGTGCAGAGCGgagagagccgccgccgtcgcctccacCGGCAGGCACGCCCCGAGATCCAGGCCTTGCGTGCACTCGAGCGTCAGAGCCTCCATCCACCCACTGAGCGAGAAGAGATCGTCGCGGGCTGACCGCCGAAGCGACGGGCAACGGCCACTGCTCCCCGGCCTTCCCGACGACCTCGCCATCGCGTGCCTCATCCGCGTGCCGCGAGCTGATCACTGCAAGCTGAGGCTTGTGTGCAGGAGGTGGCTCCGCCTCCTCGCGGGCAACTACTTCTACGGCCTCCGCGGGAGGCTCGGGCTCGCCGAGCAATGGCTGTACGCCTTCAAGTCCGATGGCGACGGGCGCGTGTCGTGGGACGTGCTCGACCCGGCGGCCGCGGCATGGCGCGTGATGCCGCCCGTGCCCGCTGAATACGCGGCCGCCGCCGGGTTCAGCTGCGCCGTGCTCGGCGGTTGCCACCTGTACCTGCTCGGCGGCAGGGACCCGCGAAGGGGCGCCATGCGGCGGGTGGTGTTCTACAGCGCCCGGAGCAACCGGTGGCACCGCGCGCCGGACATGCTGCGCCGGCGCCACTGCTTCGGCGCGTGCGTCATGGGAAACCGCCTTTACGTCGCTGGCggagagagcggcggcggcggcctcaggTCCGCGGAGGTCTTCGATCCGGCCAAGAACCGGTGGTCTTTCCTGTCCGACATGGCCCGGGCGCTAGTGCCGTTTGTCAGCGTGGTGCACGGTGGGAGGTGGTACGTGAAGGGGCTCGGCGCGGAGCGACAGGTTCTCAGCCAAGTGTACACGCCGGAGACGGACAGGTGGTCGACGGTGGCAACGCTCGATAGCATGGTCACCGGCTGGAGAAGCCCCAGCGCTTGCATCGACGGCCGGCTCTACGCCGCTGACTGCAAGGACGGTTGCCGGCTCAGAGCCTACGACGAGACCGCAGACGCGTGGAGTGGGTGCGCCTCAAGCGGGCACCACCTAGGGAGCTCGCACGCTCTCGAGGCGGTCGCAATGGTCACGCTTCGTGGCAAGCTCTGTGTCGTTCGAAACGACATGAGCGTGTCGGTCGTCAACGTCGCGGCCGGGGCAGGAAACGAGCCGTGGGAGACCCTCGTCGGCAAAGGGCAGATAAAGAGCTTCGTCACGAACCTCCTGGCTAGCATTGCGGGCCGCGGCCGGGCCAAAAACCGCGTCCTCCATTGCCAAGTCCTTGAGGCTTAG